A DNA window from Trypanosoma brucei brucei TREU927 chromosome 11 chr11_scaffold01 genomic scaffold, whole genome shotgun sequence contains the following coding sequences:
- a CDS encoding expression site-associated gene (ESAG) protein, putative, translated as MPKIHLKKTRIGVWLSLSFLLISFSLARDCTLVDDYYGKNVPESVCYLSCLSNALNKLYNDGEEKLFVNEEVYADASRILDDMEGETAECVKYLSVISGVMEGKHDKLEKLISYGNEMGDLVAKVGGLFADVNESVRAMREVLPSTLITANKYYTAISEIVRTVWDDVKAVKSDDEEVLQCRNGKIISTGEFSVKCSAHTCPLGVNVTESTLKKYKDGCLEINVMTESGQVSKCFNLPRNNLYISGARINSSGVLEWSQNDSAFFRLIVKVQDIFAPLIAPFSAGKPPSVLLTKMTNITSLYSHFNKVHNNFTSLLRDTNITVNADNTNTNSTI; from the coding sequence ATGCCTAAAATACACTTGAAGAAGACTAGGATAGGAGTGTGGTTGAgtttgtcttttcttcttataAGTTTTAGTCTGGCACGTGACTGTACGCTGGTGGACGATTATTACGGCAAAAATGTTCCTGAGTCCGTTTGCTATCTCAGCTGCCTTTCGAATGCACTGAACAAATTGTACAACGATGGAGAAGAGAAACTATTTGTaaatgaggaagtatacgCAGATGCATCTCGTATATTGGATGACATGGAAGGGGAAACAGCTGAATGTGTTAAATACCTTAGTGTTATCAGCGGTGtaatggaagggaaacatGATAAATTGGAAAAACTTATATCTTACGGAAATGAAATGGGAGACCTTGTAGCCAAGGTGGGTGGATTATTCGCAGATGTAAATGAAAGTGTAAGGGCAATGAGGGAAGTATTGCCATCTACTCTCATAACAGCAAATAAATACTACACGGCTATTTCTGAGATTGTTAGGACAGTTTGGGACGATGTTAAGGCGGTGAAGAGCGACGATGAGGAAGTCTTACAGTGTAGAAACGGAAAAATTATAAGTACAGGGGAGTTTTCAGTCAAGTGTAGCGCCCATACGTGTCCACTTGGAGTCAATGTGACAGAGAGTACCCTTAAAAAGTACAAGGATGGCTGCCTTGAAATAAATGTTATGACTGAATCTGGTCAGGTAAGCAAGTGCTTTAATTTACCAAGAAATAACTTGTATATAAGCGGTGCAAGAATTAATTCGAGTGGAGTGTTGGAATGGTCTCAAAATGATTCCGCTTTTTTTCGACTTATAGTCAAAGTTCAGGACATCTTCGCACCCCTCATCGCACCTTTTTCAGCCGGGAAACCGCCCTCTGTACTTCTTACAAAGATGACAAATATCACTTCCCTTTACTCTCACTTTAACAAAGTTCACAACAACTTTACTTCGCTGCTGCGCGATACCAATATCACTGTGAATGCGGacaatactaatactaattcTACCATTTGA